Proteins from a single region of Flavobacterium sp. K5-23:
- a CDS encoding IS630 family transposase, with the protein MGDFDSVNLYFQDESRFGLFTRNGKSVTAISVKPICAFQQVFKSTWLSGAFSPITGDHFQLILPHCNADNFQVFLDNFSKENPKELKIMVLDNGRFHKAKKLIIPENIVLVFLPPYSPELNPAEKMWAKYKREFSNKFYNSLEDVEDFITNVVKATSKKEVMSICGYSYVFLDKIWAI; encoded by the coding sequence GTGGGTGATTTTGACTCTGTAAACTTGTATTTTCAAGATGAATCGCGTTTTGGTTTGTTCACTCGAAACGGAAAATCAGTTACTGCTATTAGTGTTAAGCCGATTTGTGCTTTCCAACAAGTTTTTAAATCAACTTGGCTTTCTGGAGCTTTTTCGCCCATAACTGGAGACCATTTTCAATTAATACTCCCACATTGCAACGCTGATAATTTTCAAGTTTTTTTAGATAATTTCTCAAAGGAAAATCCGAAAGAACTCAAAATAATGGTGCTGGATAATGGAAGGTTTCATAAGGCAAAAAAATTAATCATTCCTGAAAATATTGTTTTGGTTTTTCTACCACCATATAGTCCAGAACTTAATCCCGCTGAAAAAATGTGGGCAAAATACAAACGAGAATTTTCTAATAAATTTTATAATTCATTGGAAGATGTAGAAGATTTCATTACTAATGTCGTAAAAGCTACAAGCAAAAAAGAGGTAATGAGTATCTGTGGATATAGCTATGTATTTTTAGATAAAATTTGGGCCATATAA
- a CDS encoding alpha/beta fold hydrolase: MKKTLILFGTFLLLIITSCKEGKKAQEARMPEQYALEDLYNTKSISASGFNADETKILITNNATGIYNAYELNISDTTAIALTKSTNESIFTTDYLPGSSKFIYSADEGGNENSHLYVMDRKGTSPKDITPWKNSANSFFGWSQDKKNMYINSNNRDVKYFDLLKLDTISWKPTVLYQTDSDLSPSLISKSERYIALNKSITTDKNEMYLYDRKTKTTKRLSTDKEANWNPMAFEKNDSIMYYSSNEDTEFSYLVKYNINTGKSEKIFEDKWDINYMYLSENEKYHAIFINNDGKNKVLLFDHATGKQIDLPAFNDGDVTNIIISNSENKLLLTVGSSTSPANLFLYDIPTKKLKQLTSVLNKKINQNDLVTAEVVRFKSFDGKEIPAIYYKPIQASKDNKVPALIWVHGGPGGQSRIGYSNSIQYLVNRGYAVLAVNNRGSSGYGRTFYKMDNKDHSNGDLKDCIWGKKWLAEQDYIDPNAIGIYGGSYGGCMVLGALAFHPEEFKVGVDLFGVANWPRTLKSIPPFWESFRKALYDEMGDPYTSDSIRLKKISPLYNYDKINKPLLVFQGSNDVRVLPIESNEIVAGVKKNGVPVEYIVYPDEGHGFQKKENQITTTKTTLAFLEKYLKTPKK; encoded by the coding sequence ATGAAAAAAACACTGATTTTATTTGGGACATTTTTATTACTGATTATTACTTCTTGTAAAGAGGGTAAAAAAGCTCAAGAAGCACGTATGCCGGAACAATATGCTTTAGAAGATTTATACAATACAAAATCCATTAGCGCATCAGGATTTAATGCTGATGAGACAAAAATACTGATAACGAATAACGCAACGGGAATCTACAACGCCTATGAGTTAAACATTTCAGATACTACTGCAATAGCGTTGACGAAATCTACAAATGAGAGCATTTTTACAACAGATTATTTACCCGGAAGTTCTAAATTTATTTATTCTGCTGATGAAGGTGGAAATGAGAATTCGCACTTGTATGTAATGGATCGCAAAGGCACTTCTCCAAAAGATATTACTCCCTGGAAAAATAGTGCCAATAGTTTTTTTGGCTGGAGCCAAGACAAAAAAAATATGTACATCAATAGTAACAATAGAGATGTAAAATATTTTGATTTATTAAAACTAGACACTATTTCTTGGAAACCAACCGTTTTATACCAAACCGATTCTGACTTATCGCCTTCCTTGATAAGCAAATCCGAACGATACATCGCGTTAAACAAATCCATTACGACTGATAAAAACGAAATGTATTTGTACGATCGAAAAACAAAAACGACCAAAAGGCTCAGTACTGACAAAGAAGCAAACTGGAACCCAATGGCGTTTGAGAAAAATGACAGTATTATGTATTATTCAAGTAATGAAGATACAGAATTCAGTTATCTGGTTAAATACAATATCAATACTGGAAAATCAGAAAAAATATTCGAGGACAAATGGGATATTAATTATATGTATTTAAGTGAAAATGAAAAATACCATGCGATATTCATTAACAATGACGGAAAAAACAAAGTGCTTCTTTTTGACCATGCTACCGGAAAACAAATTGATCTCCCTGCATTTAATGATGGGGATGTTACTAATATAATTATATCCAATAGCGAAAACAAACTCCTGCTCACCGTGGGAAGCAGTACGAGTCCAGCAAACCTTTTTCTTTATGACATTCCTACTAAAAAACTGAAACAACTCACCTCCGTTTTAAACAAAAAAATAAATCAAAACGATTTGGTAACTGCGGAAGTAGTTCGTTTTAAATCATTTGATGGGAAAGAAATTCCTGCTATTTATTACAAACCAATTCAAGCATCCAAAGACAATAAAGTACCTGCATTAATTTGGGTACACGGTGGTCCTGGAGGGCAAAGTCGCATTGGGTATTCAAACAGTATTCAATATTTAGTAAATCGCGGCTACGCCGTTCTAGCCGTAAATAATCGTGGAAGCAGCGGTTATGGAAGAACTTTTTACAAAATGGACAACAAAGACCATAGCAATGGAGATTTAAAAGACTGTATCTGGGGCAAAAAATGGCTTGCAGAACAAGATTATATTGATCCAAATGCCATTGGTATATATGGAGGAAGTTATGGAGGATGTATGGTTCTTGGCGCATTAGCATTTCATCCAGAAGAATTTAAAGTAGGTGTCGATTTATTTGGTGTTGCCAATTGGCCACGAACACTAAAAAGCATCCCTCCTTTTTGGGAATCTTTCCGAAAAGCCTTGTATGATGAAATGGGAGATCCTTATACTTCAGATAGTATTAGACTAAAAAAGATTTCACCCCTTTATAATTATGACAAAATAAACAAACCTCTACTGGTTTTTCAAGGCTCAAATGATGTTCGAGTACTTCCTATTGAAAGCAATGAGATTGTAGCTGGTGTTAAGAAAAACGGGGTTCCTGTTGAATACATTGTATATCCAGACGAAGGGCACGGTTTTCAAAAAAAGGAAAATCAAATTACTACAACAAAAACAACTTTAGCTTTTTTAGAAAAATATTTAAAAACGCCTAAAAAGTAA